The proteins below are encoded in one region of Thermosulfurimonas marina:
- a CDS encoding RsmE family RNA methyltransferase: MSLPRFFASQIREGKELVLDPEEAHHLREVRRLSPGEEVRLIDGQGREFAARILRVSRREVAVLPETLLRTEPEPVFRLEFLLPLLKGGRTEFLVEKATELGVTHIFPFVSLRAVVRPSERTLERLRRRAVQALKQSGRLRLPEIHPPGELPEVLSRISAGHRGFAYEGGGESLRLFLKEFPREMALASGSEGGFSAEEAALLREAGFRPLSLGPYILRAETAALFLMVAWRYETLEGSKSR; encoded by the coding sequence ATGAGCCTTCCCCGCTTTTTCGCCTCACAGATCCGGGAGGGTAAGGAGCTGGTCCTGGACCCGGAGGAGGCCCATCACCTACGCGAAGTGCGCCGGCTCTCCCCCGGAGAGGAGGTCCGTTTGATCGATGGCCAGGGGCGGGAGTTTGCCGCCCGCATCCTGCGGGTGAGCCGGAGAGAGGTGGCCGTGCTCCCGGAAACCCTCTTGCGCACCGAGCCCGAGCCTGTCTTCCGGCTGGAGTTCCTGCTGCCCCTTCTCAAGGGAGGGCGCACGGAATTTCTGGTGGAAAAGGCCACCGAACTCGGGGTGACCCACATTTTTCCCTTTGTTTCTCTGCGGGCGGTGGTGCGGCCTTCGGAAAGGACCCTGGAGAGACTGCGTCGCCGGGCGGTTCAGGCCCTCAAACAGAGCGGACGTCTTCGGTTGCCGGAGATCCACCCTCCGGGGGAGCTTCCGGAGGTGCTTTCCCGGATTTCGGCCGGGCACCGGGGCTTTGCCTATGAGGGCGGGGGAGAAAGTTTACGGCTCTTTCTCAAGGAATTTCCCCGAGAGATGGCCCTGGCCTCCGGCTCGGAGGGGGGTTTTTCGGCGGAGGAGGCCGCCCTCCTGCGGGAGGCCGGATTCCGGCCCCTTTCCCTGGGACCCTATATCCTGCGCGCGGAGACGGCGGCCCTTTTTCTCATGGTGGCCTGGCGCTACGAAACGCTTGAGGGCTCAAAGAGTCGGTAG
- a CDS encoding ABC transporter ATP-binding protein, with translation MLPAEVLFLRRLLRFLRPYWPLVVLAIFFSLLASLTSGGIAWMVKPVMDRVFLSRNYAYLRLLPPAILLFFSLRGVASLLQAYFMRKASLSMVNDLRALLFRKLVHLPLLRFEEEGSGRNLSRVLNDTLVIEPVLSTVFQVFLLEGFNVLVLTGVALSRSPGLTLLSLVVLPGIAYGGQHLARRVRRHRRRAQQTIGELTHHLTETFQGLREIKLYGRTEGVLRLFRRGIDRYAELLLKITKYREGSKSLVDVMTGVGGALIVAAGSYLIARGEITPGTFFSVLTAILMLFTPIRKLARSYTGLSDARAAWERLEEILRLPEETGGRLPAPDLREGIRLEGVSFRYPEAEDWALRDIELEIPAGKVTALVGPSGAGKSTLAALLPRFFDPTEGRLFWDGMDLRELDLSSLREHIGLVSQEIVVFNATVAENIALGRPGASRREIEEAARLANAHEFIVRLPQGYDTLLGEGGLSLSGGQKQRLAIARALLRNPSLLILDEATSHLDPLSEKLVQEALSRLMQGRTTLVIAHRLSTIRHADKIVVLEGGRKVAEGAHEELLASCELYRQLYRLFEPSSVS, from the coding sequence GTGCTTCCCGCGGAAGTCCTTTTTCTCCGGCGCCTCCTGCGTTTTCTGCGTCCCTACTGGCCTCTGGTAGTCCTGGCCATCTTCTTTTCCCTCCTGGCCTCCCTTACCTCCGGAGGGATCGCCTGGATGGTCAAACCGGTGATGGACCGGGTCTTTCTCTCCCGCAATTATGCTTATCTCCGTCTTCTCCCCCCGGCCATCCTCCTCTTTTTTAGCCTGCGGGGGGTGGCCTCCCTCCTTCAGGCCTATTTCATGCGCAAGGCCTCGCTTTCCATGGTCAACGACCTCCGGGCCCTCCTTTTCCGCAAGCTGGTCCATTTGCCTCTTCTGCGTTTTGAAGAAGAGGGCAGCGGGCGCAACCTTTCTCGGGTGCTCAACGACACCCTGGTAATTGAGCCCGTCCTGAGCACGGTCTTTCAGGTCTTTCTCCTGGAAGGCTTCAATGTGCTCGTGCTCACCGGGGTGGCGCTTTCCCGCAGCCCTGGACTCACCCTTCTTTCCCTGGTGGTCCTTCCGGGGATCGCTTATGGGGGCCAACATCTGGCCCGCAGGGTGCGTCGACACCGACGCCGGGCCCAGCAGACCATCGGGGAGCTTACCCACCACCTTACCGAGACCTTCCAGGGCCTGAGGGAAATCAAGCTTTACGGACGCACCGAGGGGGTCCTGCGCCTTTTTCGCCGGGGAATCGACCGCTACGCTGAGCTTCTTCTCAAGATCACCAAGTACCGGGAGGGATCCAAAAGCCTGGTGGATGTGATGACCGGAGTGGGCGGGGCACTCATCGTGGCCGCAGGAAGTTATCTCATTGCCCGGGGAGAGATCACCCCCGGGACCTTCTTTTCCGTGCTTACGGCCATCCTTATGCTCTTTACCCCTATCCGGAAACTGGCCCGCTCCTACACCGGGCTTTCCGACGCCCGGGCCGCCTGGGAGCGCCTGGAGGAGATCCTGCGCCTTCCGGAAGAAACCGGAGGTCGCCTTCCGGCCCCGGACCTCAGAGAAGGAATACGCCTGGAGGGGGTCTCCTTCCGCTATCCTGAGGCCGAAGATTGGGCCTTGCGGGATATAGAGCTGGAGATCCCCGCCGGCAAAGTGACCGCCCTGGTGGGCCCCAGCGGGGCCGGAAAATCCACCCTGGCCGCCCTTCTTCCCCGGTTTTTCGACCCCACCGAAGGACGCCTCTTCTGGGACGGGATGGACCTCCGGGAGCTTGACCTTTCCTCCCTCCGAGAGCACATCGGGCTGGTCTCTCAGGAGATCGTGGTCTTCAACGCCACCGTGGCCGAAAATATTGCCCTGGGCCGTCCCGGGGCCAGCCGAAGAGAAATAGAAGAAGCCGCCCGACTGGCCAACGCCCACGAATTCATCGTGCGTCTGCCTCAGGGCTACGACACCCTGCTCGGCGAGGGAGGGCTCTCCCTTTCCGGGGGGCAAAAACAGCGCTTGGCCATCGCCCGGGCCCTCTTGCGCAACCCCTCCCTCCTCATTCTGGACGAGGCTACCAGTCATCTGGATCCGCTCTCCGAAAAGCTGGTCCAGGAGGCCCTCTCCCGCCTCATGCAGGGGCGGACTACCCTGGTCATCGCCCACCGCCTTTCCACCATCCGCCATGCGGACAAGATCGTAGTCCTCGAAGGGGGACGCAAGGTGGCCGAAGGGGCGCACGAGGAGCTTCTGGCTTCCTGCGAACTCTATCGCCAGCTCTACCGACTCTTTGAGCCCTCAAGCGTTTCGTAG
- a CDS encoding M48 family metallopeptidase codes for MRKLSLLLLLLVLSACAVETGPPVSPEELSRAQTEIWEIKLREYLHCEDRVGRVLVRILPVTEHDEPHPWFLVKIIDLSRTPPEVDRALSRIFAESLPEKGYLVTFVHPALKRQGLSPGEVIQHLETQRLRLGAPVRLTLADGRLLSLKPPVIYTEPVDFRIVDSPEPNAWVTPENRMYVTLALCRTLPDDHELAAVVGHELAHLKRGHLKKQMTLLTLRDLLGIGVYALGGQTAQDLYRLGANFALLKFSRDQEREADFYGLWYTYRAGYNLEKAAQVWVHLAAVLPPGGPSLLSTHPPTAERLARIRKIVAAIRSGKTFEELRGGN; via the coding sequence TTGCGCAAACTTTCCCTGCTTCTTCTCCTCCTGGTCCTTTCCGCCTGCGCGGTGGAGACCGGGCCCCCGGTGTCCCCGGAAGAGCTCTCCCGGGCCCAGACCGAAATCTGGGAGATCAAACTCCGGGAATATCTGCACTGCGAGGACCGGGTGGGCCGGGTCCTGGTACGTATCCTTCCGGTCACCGAGCATGACGAACCTCATCCCTGGTTTCTGGTTAAAATCATAGACCTTTCCCGAACCCCTCCGGAGGTAGATCGGGCCCTTTCCCGGATCTTTGCCGAAAGCCTTCCGGAAAAGGGCTATCTGGTGACTTTCGTTCACCCGGCCCTAAAGAGGCAGGGTCTTTCCCCGGGAGAGGTTATCCAGCACCTTGAGACCCAGCGCCTTCGCCTGGGGGCTCCGGTAAGGCTGACCCTTGCGGACGGAAGGCTCCTTTCTCTCAAACCCCCGGTGATCTACACCGAGCCTGTGGATTTCCGGATCGTGGATAGCCCGGAGCCCAACGCCTGGGTCACCCCGGAAAACCGCATGTATGTCACTCTGGCCCTCTGCCGGACGCTGCCTGACGACCACGAGCTGGCCGCGGTGGTGGGCCACGAACTGGCCCACCTCAAGCGGGGGCATCTTAAAAAACAGATGACCCTCCTCACCCTGCGGGACCTTCTGGGAATCGGGGTCTATGCCCTCGGAGGGCAGACGGCTCAAGATCTCTATCGCCTGGGAGCCAACTTCGCCCTCCTTAAGTTCTCTCGGGACCAGGAACGAGAGGCCGATTTTTACGGTCTCTGGTACACCTATCGTGCGGGTTACAATCTGGAAAAGGCGGCCCAGGTGTGGGTCCATCTGGCGGCGGTACTTCCCCCCGGAGGGCCTTCTCTCCTTTCTACCCACCCCCCTACCGCCGAGCGCCTGGCCCGTATCCGCAAGATCGTAGCCGCCATCCGGTCCGGAAAGACCTTTGAAGAACTCCGCGGGGGGAATTGA
- a CDS encoding zinc metalloprotease HtpX: MSHTLRTFLLLAALTALFLIVGDLIGGRSGAMVALIMALFMNLFAYWFSDKLALAMSGARPVAEHEDPELHALVADLARRAGLPKPRVYMIPTETPNAFATGRNPQNAAVAVTAGIRRLLTREELEGVLAHELAHIKNRDILISSMAAVIAGAISYLAYMGQWALFWGGFGDDDDRGNPLALLGILLAVILAPIAATLIQLAISRSREYLADATGARICRCPLALAQALEKLEAWNRQLPMKVNPAQAQMFIVNPLSGDTLMRLFSTHPPIEDRIARLLEMARRF, encoded by the coding sequence ATGTCCCACACCCTGAGGACCTTCCTTCTCCTGGCGGCCCTTACGGCCCTTTTCCTGATCGTGGGGGACCTTATCGGGGGGCGCTCCGGGGCTATGGTGGCCCTCATTATGGCCCTCTTTATGAATCTTTTCGCCTACTGGTTCTCGGACAAGCTGGCTCTGGCCATGAGCGGGGCCCGGCCGGTGGCCGAACATGAAGACCCCGAACTCCACGCCCTGGTAGCCGACCTGGCTCGCCGGGCCGGTCTTCCTAAGCCCCGGGTCTATATGATTCCCACCGAGACCCCCAATGCCTTTGCCACCGGGCGCAATCCCCAAAACGCCGCCGTGGCGGTGACCGCAGGGATTCGGCGTCTTCTCACCCGGGAAGAACTGGAAGGGGTGCTGGCCCACGAGCTGGCCCACATTAAAAATCGGGATATCCTGATCTCCTCCATGGCCGCGGTGATCGCCGGGGCTATCTCCTACCTGGCCTACATGGGACAGTGGGCCCTTTTTTGGGGCGGCTTCGGAGACGACGATGATCGGGGAAATCCCCTAGCCCTCCTCGGGATCCTTCTGGCGGTCATCCTGGCCCCCATTGCGGCCACCCTTATCCAGCTGGCCATAAGCCGCAGCCGGGAATACCTAGCCGATGCCACCGGGGCCCGCATCTGTCGTTGTCCGCTGGCCCTGGCCCAGGCCTTGGAGAAACTGGAGGCCTGGAATCGTCAACTTCCCATGAAGGTCAATCCGGCCCAGGCTCAGATGTTCATCGTTAATCCCCTCTCCGGGGACACCCTGATGCGTCTCTTCTCCACCCACCCCCCCATCGAAGATCGCATCGCCCGGCTGCTAGAGATGGCCCGGAGGTTTTGA
- the hrcA gene encoding heat-inducible transcriptional repressor HrcA yields the protein MREFYGLSERHERVLSLVTEEYIETAAPVGSRTVAKRFRPPLSPATIRNVMADLEDLGLLAQPHTSAGRVPTEEGFRYYVEHLMEPEPLPEKTRHLIETSLPEEPSGGWGELLRSVTHILSGLSGFPVIVTAPKLEFEKLVKLDFVPLSRGVVLAVAVSASGLVIHRLFQAPEDLSGEELERLARILNERLPGLTLEELRRLLSLELENERELLEEIFRTLSQGEGEPVVEGLNRLLDLPEFQDLSRLREILRAFEEKRLLVQLIDRCLAARTPQVLIGHPEARCPFRQCGAVVASYTWREVPVGGLAVIGPMRMAYARLVPLVEFAARELSRRLDKLSS from the coding sequence ATGCGGGAGTTTTACGGACTCAGCGAAAGGCACGAAAGGGTCCTTTCGCTGGTCACTGAAGAATATATTGAGACCGCGGCCCCGGTGGGCTCGCGCACGGTAGCCAAACGTTTTCGTCCCCCGCTCTCTCCGGCCACCATCCGCAATGTGATGGCCGATCTCGAAGACCTGGGCCTTCTGGCCCAGCCCCATACCTCGGCCGGTCGGGTGCCCACGGAGGAGGGTTTCCGTTATTACGTGGAACATCTCATGGAACCGGAACCCCTTCCGGAAAAAACGCGACACCTCATCGAGACCTCCCTTCCAGAGGAGCCCTCCGGGGGCTGGGGGGAACTCCTCCGTTCGGTCACCCATATCCTTTCCGGGCTTTCGGGCTTCCCGGTCATCGTGACCGCTCCCAAACTGGAGTTTGAAAAGTTGGTCAAGCTGGATTTCGTGCCCCTCTCCCGGGGGGTCGTCCTGGCCGTGGCCGTGAGTGCCTCCGGCCTGGTCATCCATCGCCTCTTTCAAGCCCCGGAAGACCTTTCCGGGGAGGAACTGGAACGCCTAGCCCGGATCCTCAACGAGCGACTGCCGGGTCTCACTCTAGAGGAATTGCGCCGTCTCCTCTCTTTAGAGCTTGAAAACGAAAGGGAGCTTCTCGAGGAAATTTTTCGGACCCTCTCTCAGGGAGAGGGAGAACCGGTGGTGGAGGGTCTCAACCGCCTGCTTGATCTTCCTGAATTTCAAGACCTTTCTCGCCTGAGGGAGATTCTGCGGGCCTTTGAGGAGAAGCGTCTTCTCGTGCAACTCATCGACCGGTGTCTGGCTGCCCGCACCCCTCAGGTTCTCATCGGCCATCCCGAGGCCCGCTGTCCTTTCCGACAGTGTGGGGCGGTGGTGGCCTCCTACACCTGGCGGGAGGTCCCGGTGGGGGGACTGGCGGTCATCGGTCCCATGCGCATGGCCTACGCCCGCCTGGTTCCCCTAGTGGAATTCGCCGCCCGGGAGCTTTCCCGGAGACTGGACAAGCTCTCCTCCTGA
- the grpE gene encoding nucleotide exchange factor GrpE: MIPVEKDEKETREAREAEAPKEEEKVEVPRAEWERLQEECRLWQERALRFAAEVENLKKAVKREKEEFYKYALEQVFRELLPSIDNLERALEAAEKSQDVKVLIEGVALTLKGLIQSMEKFGLQQFEAVLGENFNPHHHEALHLEETEEHPEGTVVRVYQKGYRLHDRVIRPALVAVAKRPAKEEKETPSEGHSHKSET, from the coding sequence ATGATCCCGGTGGAAAAAGACGAAAAGGAGACCCGAGAGGCCCGCGAGGCCGAGGCCCCGAAGGAGGAAGAAAAGGTGGAGGTTCCGCGGGCCGAATGGGAGCGGCTTCAGGAGGAGTGTCGGCTGTGGCAGGAGAGGGCCCTGCGCTTTGCCGCGGAGGTGGAAAACCTCAAAAAGGCGGTAAAGCGCGAGAAGGAAGAGTTTTATAAATACGCCCTGGAGCAGGTCTTCCGGGAGCTCCTTCCCTCCATTGACAATCTGGAACGGGCCCTCGAGGCCGCCGAGAAGTCTCAGGACGTGAAGGTCCTTATCGAGGGGGTGGCCCTTACCCTCAAGGGCCTCATCCAGTCTATGGAAAAATTTGGGCTCCAGCAGTTTGAGGCGGTCCTAGGGGAGAATTTTAATCCGCACCACCACGAGGCCCTGCACCTTGAAGAGACCGAGGAGCATCCCGAAGGCACGGTGGTGCGGGTCTATCAGAAGGGTTATCGGTTACACGATCGGGTGATTCGGCCGGCGCTGGTGGCGGTGGCCAAGCGTCCGGCCAAAGAGGAGAAAGAAACGCCCTCGGAGGGGCACTCCCACAAATCCGAAACCTAG
- the dnaK gene encoding molecular chaperone DnaK gives MAEKEKATGPIVGIDLGTTNSCAAILKGGEPEVIPNREGTRTTPSVVAFQESGEILVGLLAKRQAITNAENTIFGIKRLMGRKFDDPVVQEWAKRVPYKIVKAPNGDAHVEVRGKRYSPPEISAMILRKIKEDLEEYLGQPVKDVVITVPAYFDDTQRQATKDAGRIAGLNVLRIINEPTAACLAYGLDKKKEGTVAVFDLGGGTFDISILEIGEGVFEVKATSGDTFLGGEDFDMRIVDYIAEEFKKEHGIDLRQDRMALQRLKEAAEKAKIELSTVTETEINLPFITADASGPKHLVMKLTRAKLESLVEDLIQRLEEPCRIAMKDAGITPQDIDEVILVGGMTRMPRVQQKVKEIFGKDPVKGVNPDEVVAMGAAIQAGVLKGEVKDVLLLDVTPLSLGIETLGGVFTVIIPRGTTIPTRKSQIFTTAADNQTSVTIHVLQGERPMAADNKSIARFELVGIPPAPRGVPQIEVTFDIDADGILHVTAKDLGTGKEQSIVVKPSSGLSEEEIQRMIKEAEAHAEEDRKRRELAEARNQADSLIYSTEKSLRDLGDKVPEDLRKEVEEKIAELRKAMEGTDVEAIRRATDELTRVSYRLAEMVYKQAGGAQTGGTSGAGEAGGTSEEKKGGDEVIDADFEEMK, from the coding sequence ATGGCGGAAAAAGAAAAGGCTACCGGTCCCATTGTGGGTATCGACCTGGGGACGACCAACTCCTGTGCGGCCATTCTCAAAGGTGGGGAACCGGAGGTCATCCCCAACCGGGAAGGCACGCGCACCACGCCCTCGGTGGTGGCCTTTCAGGAAAGTGGGGAGATCCTGGTAGGTCTTCTAGCCAAGCGACAGGCCATCACCAACGCCGAAAACACCATCTTCGGGATCAAGCGCCTGATGGGGCGCAAGTTTGATGACCCGGTGGTCCAGGAATGGGCCAAGCGGGTGCCCTACAAGATCGTCAAGGCCCCCAACGGAGACGCGCATGTGGAGGTCCGGGGCAAACGTTACAGTCCCCCGGAAATCTCGGCCATGATCCTGCGCAAGATCAAGGAGGACTTGGAGGAGTATCTGGGGCAGCCGGTCAAGGACGTGGTCATTACGGTTCCGGCCTATTTCGACGATACCCAGCGCCAGGCCACGAAGGACGCCGGACGCATCGCCGGGCTCAATGTCCTACGGATTATCAATGAGCCCACCGCGGCCTGTCTGGCCTACGGGCTAGACAAGAAAAAAGAAGGTACGGTGGCGGTCTTCGACCTGGGAGGCGGGACCTTCGACATCTCTATCCTAGAGATTGGCGAGGGGGTCTTCGAGGTCAAGGCCACATCCGGAGATACCTTCCTCGGCGGTGAGGACTTTGACATGCGCATCGTGGACTATATCGCCGAGGAGTTTAAGAAGGAGCACGGGATTGATCTGCGGCAGGACCGGATGGCCCTCCAGCGGCTCAAGGAGGCCGCGGAAAAGGCCAAGATCGAGCTCTCTACGGTAACGGAAACGGAGATCAACCTGCCCTTTATTACTGCAGATGCCTCCGGCCCCAAACACCTGGTGATGAAGCTCACCCGAGCCAAGCTCGAGTCTCTGGTGGAGGATCTCATCCAGCGCCTGGAGGAGCCCTGCCGTATCGCTATGAAGGACGCCGGGATCACCCCCCAGGATATAGACGAGGTCATCCTGGTAGGGGGTATGACCCGCATGCCCCGGGTACAGCAGAAGGTCAAGGAGATCTTCGGGAAGGATCCGGTCAAGGGGGTGAACCCGGACGAGGTGGTGGCCATGGGGGCGGCCATCCAGGCCGGGGTCCTCAAGGGAGAGGTCAAAGACGTGCTCCTCCTGGATGTGACCCCCCTTTCCTTGGGTATCGAGACCTTGGGCGGAGTCTTTACGGTGATCATTCCCCGAGGCACCACCATCCCTACCCGCAAGAGCCAGATCTTTACCACCGCGGCCGACAACCAGACCTCGGTGACCATCCATGTCCTTCAGGGCGAACGCCCCATGGCTGCGGACAATAAGAGCATTGCCCGCTTCGAGCTGGTGGGCATTCCCCCGGCCCCGCGGGGAGTGCCCCAGATCGAAGTAACCTTTGACATTGACGCCGACGGAATCCTTCACGTAACGGCCAAAGATCTGGGCACCGGAAAGGAGCAATCCATCGTGGTCAAGCCCTCCTCCGGCCTTTCCGAGGAGGAGATCCAGCGCATGATTAAAGAGGCGGAGGCCCACGCCGAGGAGGACCGCAAGCGGCGGGAGCTGGCCGAGGCCCGCAACCAGGCCGACAGCCTCATCTACTCCACCGAGAAATCCCTGCGCGATCTCGGGGACAAGGTGCCCGAGGACCTGCGCAAGGAGGTGGAGGAGAAGATTGCCGAGTTGCGCAAGGCCATGGAGGGCACAGATGTAGAGGCCATTCGCCGGGCCACCGACGAACTCACCCGGGTCTCCTACCGGCTGGCGGAAATGGTTTACAAACAGGCCGGCGGGGCCCAGACCGGGGGAACCTCCGGGGCCGGCGAGGCTGGAGGGACCTCGGAGGAAAAGAAGGGCGGCGACGAGGTCATCGACGCCGATTTCGAGGAGATGAAGTAA
- a CDS encoding HPP family protein yields the protein MSRLSWEIAKLFRWRFFYQATRWDVRKLTALYVLSGSFLSLSTLGFAAYFLNWPLIFPALGPTAFLIFYSPARSISWPRNSLLGHLLALACGLGAYFLLVWLFPEALKAESFTLTEIFLVCGAVALTGLLLVLFNLQHPPAAATAMLAAAGYFSSPENILGFLLALILLLLEGLFLHRLSGVVYPLWTIPGEKEEPPIRTKLGEVGEGGHLSDPYARLAHRLTTRRG from the coding sequence GTGAGCCGACTTTCCTGGGAGATAGCCAAGCTTTTCCGGTGGCGCTTTTTTTATCAGGCCACCCGGTGGGATGTCCGCAAACTTACGGCCCTCTATGTGCTTTCCGGAAGTTTTTTGAGTCTTTCCACCCTGGGCTTTGCGGCCTACTTTCTCAACTGGCCCCTTATCTTTCCGGCCCTGGGGCCTACGGCCTTTCTTATCTTCTATTCCCCGGCCCGCTCCATATCCTGGCCCCGGAACTCCCTCCTGGGACATCTCCTGGCCCTGGCCTGCGGCCTCGGGGCCTACTTCCTCCTGGTCTGGCTGTTCCCGGAGGCCTTGAAGGCCGAAAGCTTTACCCTCACGGAGATCTTCTTGGTCTGTGGGGCTGTGGCTCTAACGGGACTCCTCCTGGTGCTTTTCAATCTTCAACACCCTCCGGCCGCGGCCACGGCTATGCTGGCCGCCGCGGGCTACTTCTCCTCCCCGGAAAACATTCTGGGTTTCCTCCTGGCCCTGATCCTTCTTCTCTTGGAAGGGCTCTTCCTTCACCGCCTCTCCGGGGTGGTCTACCCCCTGTGGACCATTCCGGGAGAGAAGGAAGAACCTCCCATCCGGACTAAATTAGGAGAGGTGGGCGAAGGCGGGCATCTTTCCGATCCTTACGCCCGCCTCGCCCACCGGCTGACCACGCGGAGAGGCTAA
- a CDS encoding HDOD domain-containing protein, producing MLKFLKKVSQYATLVTGDFAKIFKDFSPPPLPQVVLQILERIAQPETTPAELAPLIEKDPALASRVLKLVNSAYFGLPRKVSRIREAVTLLGLKEIETLVLSYGVVKTLEDPEVEGFDLRVFWEDSLFRALFARETARHLDLDPEEAFAGALLEDVALPVLMTSWYEGYRKVYETWQDDRRRTLHEVEREMLSWDHAQAGAWVLRHWKLPDVLVCCVGLHTQSLAEVAEIGFLETPIGVVALAAKLPSVSGDLNPRKVLSEAPLLKLSPDTVKALAEKSLENFEEIAACLGLELHPPLQVVEALSAA from the coding sequence ATGCTCAAGTTCCTGAAGAAAGTCTCCCAGTATGCCACCCTGGTGACCGGAGATTTCGCGAAAATCTTTAAGGACTTTTCCCCGCCGCCCCTGCCTCAGGTGGTCCTCCAGATCCTGGAGCGTATCGCCCAGCCCGAGACCACTCCGGCGGAGCTGGCCCCTCTTATCGAAAAGGACCCCGCCCTGGCCTCCCGGGTCCTCAAGCTGGTCAATTCGGCCTATTTCGGTCTCCCGCGCAAGGTAAGTCGCATTCGCGAGGCGGTGACCCTTCTCGGTCTCAAAGAGATCGAGACCCTGGTCCTTTCCTACGGGGTGGTCAAAACCCTGGAAGACCCCGAAGTGGAGGGTTTTGACCTCCGCGTCTTCTGGGAGGATTCCCTCTTTCGGGCCCTTTTTGCCCGGGAGACCGCCCGGCATCTTGATCTTGACCCGGAGGAGGCCTTTGCCGGGGCCCTCCTTGAAGATGTAGCCCTTCCGGTCCTTATGACTAGTTGGTACGAGGGCTACCGCAAGGTTTACGAGACCTGGCAGGACGACCGCCGGCGAACCTTGCATGAGGTGGAAAGGGAAATGCTCTCCTGGGATCATGCCCAGGCCGGGGCCTGGGTCCTCCGGCACTGGAAGCTCCCGGATGTCCTGGTCTGTTGTGTGGGGCTTCATACTCAGTCCCTGGCGGAGGTGGCGGAGATCGGTTTTCTGGAGACTCCCATCGGGGTGGTGGCCCTGGCGGCCAAGCTCCCTTCGGTAAGTGGAGACCTCAATCCCCGGAAGGTCCTCTCCGAGGCCCCGCTCCTTAAGCTTTCTCCGGATACGGTAAAGGCCCTGGCTGAAAAGAGCCTGGAAAACTTTGAGGAAATTGCCGCCTGTCTGGGCCTAGAGTTACATCCTCCCCTGCAGGTGGTGGAGGCCCTTTCCGCAGCCTAA
- a CDS encoding M24 family metallopeptidase produces the protein MPYAARLKKVQRWLRRRGGGALLVSSPENRRYLAGFSPEDVSLKESAGFLLITPQEAFLLTDPRYREEAAENPFFEPVIYHRGLAEALAPLIRKLGLRRLFYEEIYLSCARLKALRRKLPRVKMEGVSGVVERLRETKDPEEIRLLKEAEARAREILKILDQEIRPGRTEREMAWRILELSYRLGEGPSFPPIVASGPLAARPHAEPTERVLQEGEAVIVDLGVRYRGYCSDLTRTFFLGKVPERLREAFYLVKEAQRLARPLMQPGRKVAEADRAVRSLFRKHGVLQNYLHSLGHGLGLEVHETPPVSYRSRRRFRKGQVVTLEPGLYFPGLGGVREEEMVYLL, from the coding sequence GTGCCCTATGCGGCCAGACTTAAAAAGGTCCAGCGTTGGCTTCGCCGGCGCGGGGGTGGGGCCCTCTTGGTATCCTCTCCGGAAAATCGGCGCTACCTTGCCGGGTTTTCTCCGGAAGATGTAAGCCTCAAGGAATCGGCCGGGTTTCTCCTGATCACCCCTCAGGAGGCCTTCCTCCTTACCGACCCCCGCTATCGGGAAGAGGCCGCGGAAAATCCCTTCTTTGAGCCCGTGATTTATCACCGAGGCCTGGCCGAGGCCCTGGCCCCCCTCATTCGTAAGCTGGGCCTTCGGCGGCTTTTTTACGAGGAAATCTACCTCTCCTGTGCCCGCCTTAAGGCCCTCAGGCGCAAACTTCCCCGAGTAAAAATGGAAGGGGTCTCCGGAGTAGTGGAAAGGTTGCGGGAGACCAAGGATCCCGAGGAAATCCGTCTTCTTAAAGAGGCCGAGGCCCGGGCCCGGGAGATTTTGAAGATTCTGGACCAAGAAATCCGTCCGGGGCGCACGGAACGGGAGATGGCCTGGCGCATCCTGGAGTTGAGTTATCGTCTGGGAGAAGGCCCCTCCTTCCCGCCCATTGTAGCCAGCGGTCCGCTGGCCGCCCGCCCGCATGCCGAACCCACCGAGCGCGTTCTCCAGGAGGGAGAGGCGGTGATTGTGGATCTGGGGGTGCGTTACCGGGGCTATTGTTCGGACCTCACCCGGACCTTTTTCCTGGGAAAGGTCCCCGAAAGGCTCCGGGAGGCCTTTTACTTAGTAAAGGAGGCCCAAAGGCTGGCCCGGCCGCTTATGCAACCGGGCCGAAAAGTGGCGGAGGCCGATCGAGCCGTGCGGTCCCTTTTCCGCAAGCACGGGGTCCTCCAAAACTACCTCCATTCTCTGGGACACGGACTGGGGCTCGAGGTGCATGAAACCCCACCGGTCTCCTACCGGAGCCGGCGCCGGTTCCGCAAGGGTCAGGTGGTAACTCTGGAGCCCGGTCTCTATTTTCCCGGGCTCGGTGGGGTACGGGAAGAAGAGATGGTCTATCTCCTTTAG